CTGAAAGGTCACCCCCATTTGCATCAAAACGGCTTGGGCTGCTTGTTGACGTTGACGGAGTTCACCAGGAGGTAGCTGATTAATGCGTTCTACTAAAGCGGCAACGTGGGGGCGGGGTTCTCCCTTACGCACAAACCATTCATCGTAAAAGTCGCCAGGGTCATAGTCATGAAAGTGCATATCGGCCCGTCAAACACCTGATCCCATTCTAAAATTAGCGGAGCAGGTGCCCGTCAGATGGTTATTTTGAGTACAATCATCAGACCAACTCATCCAGTAAAGGGGGACCAGGAAAATGGGTAGCCGGGGAATTAACTACAGGGCCCCCCAGTCAAGGGCAGCCGTCCTCGCCGAAAAAGTAGGGTTAAAACCAACAAAGGACAAGGTGACCGTAAGGAGCACAGATGGCATTGCTGATTAACGACACAGATTGATCGTTGCCGCCAACAAAATCTCAATCAGCTCTGTCTCACTGTGGTTGCGTTCAATGGTCTGGATGAGGCGCGGGATAGAGTCGTGGTCTTGCCGACGAAGGGCCTGGCTGAGGGCGTCAATCTCAACTTGGATACTGGGCACGCGGGGAGCGCCGGCCGCCGGTATGGGGGACTCGGGGGATAGGTGACCGGTTTCCGTCCCGTTGTCCTGGCTAACTGCAGGTGAGGCAGATGTTGCCACTGAAGGAGCTAGACTTTCCCCTTGATTTAACCAGGCCGCCCAACTGTCGAGGGTCTGATTACCGCTTGGAGCTTGGGCCATAAACCTCTCGCTTTTTCTTTAACCATAGCAGAATCCCTATCGCCTAGTCCTGGCCACCTACCTGGAAGCCAGCAGGACGGGCAACCTATACTCAGAGGTAGGTCCGCTTTTGGCTCGCAGTCGGCGGGAACTTGCCCACGATGACCATGGCCCTTACTTCTGATGTAGAAATTTGCAGTGCATCAGACCATCCGACCCGACCGCCTGTTACGGTTCTCGATATGGCGACGGCACAGCGCATGGCCCAATGGCTGGCTTTTTTAGCCGACCCAAACCGGTTACGGATTTTGTCCATTTTGGCGACGGGACCCCACTGCGTCGGGGATTTGGTGAATTTGCTGCAAATGAGCCAATCGGCGGTTTCGCACCAGTTGCGTACCTTACGGGCGATGGGGGTAGTGCAGGGACAACGCCAGGGTCGCCACGTCATTTACCGGCTCCACGATGACCATGTGTTGACGATTTACGAAACGGTGCGCCAGCATTTACGAGAACTGAACCTGATTTGAGCGGGTAGCTGGGACAGGGGTTATGGCCATGGATAGGGGCGGGGCCAGGGACATCCAAAGGATCAGCCGTCGCTGGTTGACTTGGGGATGGGCTGCTTGGTTGCTGTTGGTCCCTTTTAGAGCGCTTACCCAACCATTTCGTACTGTACAAGAACACTTTTTAGGGATTCCGGAGACGGTGCTGCCCTTGGGGTCTTCTGCCAACCGCCAACGCTATTTACAACAGGCCCTGGTGGATACGGACCATGGCTACATCCGCTATCAGGCGAAGGATAACCCAGAACGGTTTGAGTTTGCCATTTTTCGCAAGCGCAACGGCCAGTACCTGGCAGCCTTTAGCGTACCCTACAACCCGAATTTCGGCGACCGATCGGGGAAATCCCTCCTGCTCCTATTGGACTATCAACAGGGCCAGTGGCGCAATGTGACCCGGCAATTGTTGCCTGTGCCCTTTGACCCTACCTTGACCTACCAATTACCCCGGGTGGGACGGGATGTGGTGGTCGTCAATGCTCGTAACCAACGCCTCTATCGCCTGCGCTGGCAAGATGACCGCTTTATCCATTTGCCGTTGTAACGCTCCCACAACCCAATGCTAGGATAGCGATGGATTGGGAAAGAGAGTGAGCGATGCAAAAGTCAATATTGTTTGACGGAAGGGAGATCCGTCTGCGCTTGGGTGAGTTGGCGCCCCAGGCGGGGGGTTCAGTGTTGGTTTCTTGTCAGGATACGGCGGTTTTGGTGACGGCAACCCAGGGAACTGCGCGGGAGGGGGTGGACTTCTTGCCCCTGATGGTGGAATACGAGGAACGCTTGTATGCCGCCGGTCGGATTCCTGGGGGGTTTTTGCGCCGGGAAGGACGGCCTCCGGAAAAGGTGATTTTGACCAGCCGATTGATCGACCGGCCCCTACGCCCCCTGATCCCGGATTGGCTACGGGAAGACATCCAGGTGGTGGCCACAACCCTGTCCCTGGATGAGGAGGTGCCCCCGGACATCTTGGCTATTTTGGGGGCGTCTTTGGCAGTGGCCACGGCGGGGATTCCTTTCCTGGGGCCGATGGCGGCGGTACGGGTGGGCCTGTTGGGGGATGAATTTATTATCAACCCTACCTATGCGGAAATCGAGGCCGGCGACCTGGACTTGGTGGTGGCGGGTTCGCCCCAGGGGGTGGTGATGGTGGAATGCCGGGCCAACCAACTGCCGGAGCAGGACATGATCGAGGCCATTGATTTCGGTCACGAGGCCATCCAGGAGCTGATCCGGGCACAGCAGGAGTTGTTGGCGGAGATGGGCATTACCCTGACTGTGCCCCCGGCGCCGGAACCCCCAGCGGACCTGGTGGAATTGGTGGAACAGACGGCGGCGGCAGACGTTCAGGCAGTGCTGGACCAGACGATTGCCGATAAGCAACAGCGTAACCAAGCCCTGGAGGCGATCAAGGCCAAGGTGACGGCGGCCCTGGACACCTTACCGGAGGAAGACCCCCGACGACAAGCGACCGCCCACGACCCGAAGCTGGTGGATGTCCTGTTCAAGGCGCTGACCAAGAAACTCATGCGCCGCCATGTGCTGGAAAAGGGTATTCGGGTGGATGGCCGGAAGGTGGACGAGGTGCGGCCCATCTACTGTGAAGTGGGCATTCTCCCCCGGCGGGTGCATGGGTCGGCCCTGTTCCAGCGGGGTTCGACGCAAATTCTCTCGGCGGTGACCCTGGGAACGCCAGCAGATGCCCAGGAGTTGGCGGATGACCTGCACCCGGAGGAGGAAAAGCGTTACCTGCATCACTACAATTTCCCGCCCTACTCGGTGGGGGAAGCGCGGCCATTGCGGGCACCTTCACGCCGGGAAATTGGGCATGGGGCGCTGGCGGAACGGGCGTTGGTGCCGGTGTTGCCCAGCAAAGACGAATTCCCCTATGTGTTGCGGGTGGTGTCGGAGGTGCTCTCTTCCAATGGTTCCACCTCCATGGGGTCCGTCTGTGGGTCAACCCTGGCGTTGATGGATGCGGGGGTTCCCCTCAAACGCCCCGTGAGTGGGGTGGCTATGGGGTTAATCAAAGAGGGGGACCAGGTGCAGGTGCTGACGGACATCCAGGACATCGAGGATTTCCTAGGGGACATGGACTTCAAGGTGGCCGGCACTGACACGGGGATTACGGCTTTGCAGATGGACATGAAAATCCCTGGTTTGGACGTGGCTACCCTGGGGCGGGCGATTCACCAGGCGAAGGCCGGGCGGCTATTCATTCTGGAAAAGATGTTGGCGGCCCTGGCGGCTCCCCGACCGAGTTTGTCCCCCTACGCCCCACGCCTGCTGACTCTGAAGATTGACCCCGAACTGATCGGTGTGGTGATTGGGCCGGGGGGCAAGACCATTCGCGGCATCACCGAGGAGACGGGGGCCAAGGTGGACATTGAGGAGGATGGAACAGTCACCATCAGCGCCGTGGATGAGGAGAAAGCCCAGAAGGCCTACCGGATCATTGACGGCATGACTCGCAAGCTGAATGAGGGGGATGTGTACGCCGGTCGGGTGACGCGGATCATTCCCATTGGGGCGTTTGTGGAAATCCTGCCGGGGAAGGAAGGGATGATCCACATCTCCCAGTTGGCGGAACACCGGGTGGGCAAGGTGGAAGACGTGGTTTCCGTCGGCGATGAGGTGATTGTGCGGGTGCGGGAGATCGATAGCCGAGGCCGGATTAACCTGACCCGCCTGGGGATTCACCCGGATGAGGCGGCGTCGGCCCGACAACGCAGTAGAATGACCTGACTCTATACTGACTGTTAAGGAGGGGAGCGTTACGGGAGGAGACAGGTCGGATGGGACGCTGGTTATGGGTTGGGGTATTGGTTTTATGGCTGTGGTTGGGGGGGATGGCAGCCGCCCAAGCCACGGCCGTCAGCGACCTGCCAGCGACACCACCCGCCAGTTGGGTCTTCGACGAAGCCGATGTGTTTAGCCCCAGCACCGTCAACCAGGTCAACCGCATCCTGACCCAACTCAGTCAAGACACGGGTTTTCAGGTCCACGTCGTCAGCCTGCGCCGTCTGGATTATGGGGAAACCGCCAACAGTTTTGGCGAAAAACTGTTTCAACGCTGGTTCCCCGATGGGGGCGCCAGACAGGTTTTGGTAACCCTGGTGGCTCGGACGGCAACGGCGGATTTGCAGGCCGGCGCCGAGGTGCTTCCCCTGTTACCGTCAGCCACGGCGGTCAGTGTGGTGGAAGAAACGCTGCTGAAACCGGTGCGCAATAACGTTTACAACCTGGCCCTGGTGAACACGGTAGCCCGCCTGCAAGCCATACTCTCGGGTCAACCCGACCCCGGCCCGCCCCCGGAAGAGGTGGAACGGATCGAAGGGACCTTTGCCACGGCTGCTGAAACTCGCCAAAGCAGGGACATCTGGACGGCGGTGGTGATTGTCCTGTTGATCCTGGCGACCGTGATTCCCATGGTGACCTACTACTGGTACGTCCAGCGATGAGGTGTTGGGTGTACCATACGCCGGAGCAGGTGCCGGAGGGGGACTGGCCGGACTGTGCGGTCGTGGTGGATGTCCTGCGGGCAACAACCACCATGGCGGTGGCTTTAAACGCCGGGGCAACGGCGGTGCAGGTGTTTGCCGACTTGGAAGAACTGTGGCGGGTGAGCGAACAGTGGCCGGCGGAGCAACGGTTGCGGGTGGGGGAACGGGGGGGCCAGGTGGTCAGCGGCTTTGACATGGGCAATTCCCCCCTGGATTGCACACCGGACCGGGTC
The nucleotide sequence above comes from Gloeomargarita sp. SRBZ-1_bins_9. Encoded proteins:
- a CDS encoding metalloregulator ArsR/SmtB family transcription factor, which translates into the protein MATAQRMAQWLAFLADPNRLRILSILATGPHCVGDLVNLLQMSQSAVSHQLRTLRAMGVVQGQRQGRHVIYRLHDDHVLTIYETVRQHLRELNLI
- a CDS encoding polyribonucleotide nucleotidyltransferase — translated: MQKSILFDGREIRLRLGELAPQAGGSVLVSCQDTAVLVTATQGTAREGVDFLPLMVEYEERLYAAGRIPGGFLRREGRPPEKVILTSRLIDRPLRPLIPDWLREDIQVVATTLSLDEEVPPDILAILGASLAVATAGIPFLGPMAAVRVGLLGDEFIINPTYAEIEAGDLDLVVAGSPQGVVMVECRANQLPEQDMIEAIDFGHEAIQELIRAQQELLAEMGITLTVPPAPEPPADLVELVEQTAAADVQAVLDQTIADKQQRNQALEAIKAKVTAALDTLPEEDPRRQATAHDPKLVDVLFKALTKKLMRRHVLEKGIRVDGRKVDEVRPIYCEVGILPRRVHGSALFQRGSTQILSAVTLGTPADAQELADDLHPEEEKRYLHHYNFPPYSVGEARPLRAPSRREIGHGALAERALVPVLPSKDEFPYVLRVVSEVLSSNGSTSMGSVCGSTLALMDAGVPLKRPVSGVAMGLIKEGDQVQVLTDIQDIEDFLGDMDFKVAGTDTGITALQMDMKIPGLDVATLGRAIHQAKAGRLFILEKMLAALAAPRPSLSPYAPRLLTLKIDPELIGVVIGPGGKTIRGITEETGAKVDIEEDGTVTISAVDEEKAQKAYRIIDGMTRKLNEGDVYAGRVTRIIPIGAFVEILPGKEGMIHISQLAEHRVGKVEDVVSVGDEVIVRVREIDSRGRINLTRLGIHPDEAASARQRSRMT
- a CDS encoding TPM domain-containing protein, with protein sequence MGRWLWVGVLVLWLWLGGMAAAQATAVSDLPATPPASWVFDEADVFSPSTVNQVNRILTQLSQDTGFQVHVVSLRRLDYGETANSFGEKLFQRWFPDGGARQVLVTLVARTATADLQAGAEVLPLLPSATAVSVVEETLLKPVRNNVYNLALVNTVARLQAILSGQPDPGPPPEEVERIEGTFATAAETRQSRDIWTAVVIVLLILATVIPMVTYYWYVQR